GAAGGAGATTTCTCGGCTTATGGCCTCGAAATGACATTCAGCTTGTCGCTTAACAAAAGTATTGGTTCCATTCTGTTTTTAGTATAAGTTAAATCTTTGCCGTAATTATACCCGATTTTCAGGAGATTACTATTAGATTTGTGTTAGAGTTTTTAAATTTGCTCCAAAACACCAGCCAGCTAAAACGGGGAACCGCATTCCAAATCCGCCGCCAGCGCCAGGGCTGGGTGATCAAACGGTGGAGCCATTCCAGGTGCAAACGCTGCATCCAGCGGGGGGCGCGTTTGGCTACGCCGGCAATAAAATCAAAAGAGCCGCCCACGCCCAGGCAAACGGGAATTTGCAGCCGGTCAAGGTTGCGGGCAATCCATTTATCCTGCTTGGGCGCGCCATAAGCCACCAATAAAATGTCGGGATGGGTGGGCAGGATGCGCCGGACAATGGCTTCGTTTTCGGCCAAAGCCGGCGAACCGGCGTAAAAACCGGCCACTTGCAGGCCGGGGTAACAAAGTTTGAGTTTGGCCACTGCTTTTTGGGCCACGCCTTCTTGCGCCCCCAAAAAATAAAGGCGATACCCTTTTTGGTGCGATAATTCCGCCAATTGCACCACCAGGTCGGAGCCGGGCACTCTTTCCGGTAATAGGGTTGTTTTTAAAAAGCGGGCGGCCTTGAGCAAGCCAATGCCGTCGGGCAGGGCCAGGGCGGCCCGGTTGATGATCTGCCGGAACTCTTCATCGCGCTGGGCCGCTACTACAAATTCCGGGTTGGCCGTAACCAGTTGATGCGGCCGACCGCTGGCAATGAATTCTTCAATCAAAGCCAGGGTGTGGGCCTTAGTAAGAGCGTGGACTTTAATATTGAGGATGGTGGCAGTGGGTGGAATTGATGGCATGGCTCGTTCGTCAATTCGTCAAAAGGAGAGTTTTTATGACCAGCCGGTCAATCATCGGCCGCCGCTTTCTGTAATATTTCCAATATCTGCGCGGCAGCCTTTGACCAGGAAAATTTCTGAACCTGGTTATAACCTCGTTCAATAAGCCGTTGGCGGAGACCGGTATCGGCGACCAGTTGGACGATACCTTCAGCAATTTCAGCGGTGTGGCGCGGGTCAACCAAAATAGCCGCATCTCCGGCCACTTCCGGCAGCGACGATGTGTTGCCGGTCAACACGGGCGTGCCGCAGGCCATTGCCTCTAACACGGGCAGGCCAAAACCTTCGTACAACGAAGGAAAAATGTAGGCCATTGCGCCGGAGAGTAACGCGGCTTTGTCTTGGTCGTCCACGTAACCGGGGAAGATGACCCGTTGGGCCAACTCCAGGGCCTGCACCCGCTCAAAAACAGCATTATACAACCAGCCCTTTTTACCCGCAATCACCAGCTTCAGGTCTTCAACACCGGGCAGATTTAACCCGGCGGCGTGAAACGCCTCCACCAGCCGGGCCAGATTTTTGCGGGGATGCAGCGTGCCTACGTAAAGCAAATAATCGCCCTGGATGCCGTATTTTGCCTTAACCCCATTGATAACGGCGGGATTGCTTACCCGGTTCAAACTTTCATCCCGGCCCAGGTAGACCACTTCTATCCGGGTGGGGTCAGCGCCGTAAAAGTCAAGCAAATCCTGTTTGGTGGCCAGGGAGTCGACGATAATGTAGCGGGCCGCGCGAGTATGGCGGCGGGTGGTCCAATCCAGGTACCAGCGATCAAAACGGCGATGGGTGTGGGGATAGTGGCGGTAGCCCAAATCGTGAACCGTAACCACTGCCGGAACCGGGCAATAGAGGGGCAGCACATGGGCCGGCACAAACAGCACGTCCGGCGGACGCCGGCGCAGTTCGGCGGCCAGGCGCAAATGGGTCCACATTCTGGGCCAGGGGATCACGCAGGTTTCCACGTGGGGCGAATCCGGCCAACGAGCATGTTGGGGCGGGTGAGGCGTGTAGAGCCGCAGCCGGCATAACGCTGAAGCCAGCCCGGCCAGGGCATTGATGAGTTCCAGCGAGTAGGTTTCGGTGCCGGTGCGCCGGGCGCGGGCCGCCCGGCTGGCGTCAAGGCCAATCAGCAGAGACATAGAGGCGTCATGGGTTCCTTTGTTTTGTTCTATGA
This Anaerolineae bacterium DNA region includes the following protein-coding sequences:
- a CDS encoding WecB/TagA/CpsF family glycosyltransferase, whose translation is MPSIPPTATILNIKVHALTKAHTLALIEEFIASGRPHQLVTANPEFVVAAQRDEEFRQIINRAALALPDGIGLLKAARFLKTTLLPERVPGSDLVVQLAELSHQKGYRLYFLGAQEGVAQKAVAKLKLCYPGLQVAGFYAGSPALAENEAIVRRILPTHPDILLVAYGAPKQDKWIARNLDRLQIPVCLGVGGSFDFIAGVAKRAPRWMQRLHLEWLHRLITQPWRWRRIWNAVPRFSWLVFWSKFKNSNTNLIVIS
- a CDS encoding glycosyltransferase family 4 protein, whose product is MLIGLDASRAARARRTGTETYSLELINALAGLASALCRLRLYTPHPPQHARWPDSPHVETCVIPWPRMWTHLRLAAELRRRPPDVLFVPAHVLPLYCPVPAVVTVHDLGYRHYPHTHRRFDRWYLDWTTRRHTRAARYIIVDSLATKQDLLDFYGADPTRIEVVYLGRDESLNRVSNPAVINGVKAKYGIQGDYLLYVGTLHPRKNLARLVEAFHAAGLNLPGVEDLKLVIAGKKGWLYNAVFERVQALELAQRVIFPGYVDDQDKAALLSGAMAYIFPSLYEGFGLPVLEAMACGTPVLTGNTSSLPEVAGDAAILVDPRHTAEIAEGIVQLVADTGLRQRLIERGYNQVQKFSWSKAAAQILEILQKAAADD